Proteins found in one Luteitalea sp. genomic segment:
- a CDS encoding sigma-70 family RNA polymerase sigma factor: MAQEAFLRAWLNLDLLSDPAKFAAWLRRIVFGVSIDWLRVFRPDLYRLTDVKTELELSGQSDHTESAIERLEAIELRQRIWDAVGCLPPRYRLPLTLFHLDGLSHSKVAEALGVSVSTARSLMTRARQKLQPMLASYAAEVLPALEDVFREQTIVESAMLHVTDGESVAGTLRESAIPGDVSVYGDLMYEGPAPAGLDDEAWFDIRAHFIVEAGYTTLEEARQYLKAYENTLAAFSQNDEVVMWLDNKLSNQLILIKVLDWFSRRHLGGVKLSLICIGRYPGLDHFVGLGALTADQLASLADTRLPVGEAQYGTAQAAWNAFTSPDPREIERFIAIDTSALPFIAAALRRHLEQFPSVDNGLSRTERQALSVLRERGPLSGGQLFVAVQRQEEQVFMGDDSFYRMMSDLSEARHPLLQISDTPQHGLGNVTITEAGRNVIEGRADQVGLNGIDRWLGGVHLKGNKAAWRWDRASERLVSHR; the protein is encoded by the coding sequence ATGGCACAGGAAGCTTTCCTCCGCGCGTGGCTGAATCTCGACCTTCTGAGTGACCCCGCGAAGTTCGCGGCGTGGCTTCGCCGCATTGTTTTCGGCGTTTCCATTGACTGGCTGCGCGTGTTTCGGCCGGACCTTTACCGGTTAACGGATGTCAAAACCGAATTGGAGCTTTCCGGACAATCGGATCACACCGAATCCGCCATCGAGCGGCTCGAGGCAATCGAGCTGCGGCAGCGGATTTGGGACGCAGTCGGGTGCCTGCCTCCGCGATACCGGCTGCCGCTGACGCTGTTTCACCTCGACGGTCTCAGCCACAGCAAGGTGGCCGAAGCGCTCGGTGTATCCGTGAGCACGGCCCGGTCGCTGATGACGCGCGCCCGGCAGAAACTGCAACCGATGCTTGCTTCCTATGCTGCAGAAGTCCTTCCGGCGTTGGAAGACGTATTCAGGGAACAGACGATTGTGGAATCCGCCATGCTGCATGTCACTGATGGTGAGTCCGTAGCAGGGACGCTGAGGGAATCTGCGATACCTGGCGACGTTTCCGTATATGGCGACTTGATGTACGAAGGACCGGCGCCTGCTGGTCTTGACGATGAAGCGTGGTTCGACATCCGCGCCCACTTCATCGTCGAGGCCGGTTACACCACTCTCGAGGAGGCTCGGCAATACCTGAAAGCTTATGAGAATACACTCGCTGCTTTCTCCCAAAACGACGAAGTCGTCATGTGGCTCGACAATAAGCTGTCGAACCAGTTGATCCTCATCAAGGTGCTCGACTGGTTCAGTCGCCGGCATTTAGGCGGCGTAAAGCTGAGCCTCATTTGCATCGGGCGCTACCCCGGCCTGGATCATTTCGTCGGGCTTGGAGCACTGACTGCGGACCAACTGGCGTCGCTGGCCGACACGCGCCTACCGGTCGGTGAAGCGCAGTATGGAACCGCGCAGGCGGCGTGGAATGCATTCACATCGCCGGATCCCAGGGAGATCGAGCGTTTCATCGCGATCGACACGTCCGCCTTACCGTTTATTGCCGCGGCGCTGCGCCGTCATCTGGAACAGTTTCCCTCTGTCGACAACGGATTGTCCCGCACGGAGCGGCAGGCTCTTTCGGTCCTTCGTGAGCGTGGTCCGCTCTCCGGAGGACAGCTCTTCGTCGCGGTGCAGCGTCAGGAGGAGCAGGTCTTCATGGGGGACGACTCGTTTTATCGAATGATGTCCGATCTGTCTGAAGCTCGGCATCCGCTCCTTCAGATATCGGACACGCCGCAACACGGCCTGGGTAACGTCACGATCACAGAAGCAGGACGAAACGTCATTGAAGGTCGAGCAGACCAGGTCGGCTTAAACGGCATCGATCGATGGCTCGGCGGTGTCCATCTGAAGGGCAACAAGGCCGCTTGGCGGTGGGATCGCGCGTCCGAACGGCTTGTCAGCCATCGATAG
- a CDS encoding bleomycin resistance protein — MIRQIAPQFFTTDIQATLDYYREKLGFQCLGTWHNPPVYAIVARDQHAIHVRHAQPPTPNPDKYADELLDAYLFIEDADALYAEYAARGVEFTRGLANMPWHSREFVVKDCDGRLLAFGANPE, encoded by the coding sequence ATGATCCGCCAGATCGCACCCCAGTTCTTCACCACGGACATCCAGGCGACGCTCGACTACTACAGGGAGAAGCTCGGCTTCCAGTGTCTTGGCACTTGGCACAATCCGCCGGTCTACGCCATTGTCGCGCGCGACCAGCACGCCATTCACGTTCGCCACGCCCAGCCGCCTACGCCGAATCCTGACAAATACGCGGACGAGCTCCTCGACGCTTACCTATTCATTGAGGACGCGGACGCGCTCTACGCCGAGTATGCCGCCCGCGGCGTCGAATTCACGCGAGGCCTTGCGAACATGCCCTGGCACTCCCGCGAATTCGTCGTGAAAGACTGTGACGGCCGCCTACTCGCCTTCGGTGCGAATCCTGAGTAG